The following are encoded in a window of Legionella geestiana genomic DNA:
- a CDS encoding alpha/beta fold hydrolase has translation MPKFKCEDETTIFFKVLGKGDPIVLISGGFCDHQVWDDVVEPLSCRYQVITYDNRGIGQSDASVYDDYTPKLLASDLNSLLTHLEIQSAHIIGHSMGGFIAQYFAAHYPRKIRSLSLLSSLLTMNIAGNGYLDLLLDDAKNDFDKLQKQMPELAGQSQTIHSILQQAILCKQYDAQSYINKISVPTLIMSGINELVVTKEDSQLLASVIKNVNRITFLNCGHMLQRESPNEVVKELLNFLDNNIG, from the coding sequence ATGCCTAAATTTAAATGTGAGGATGAGACAACGATATTCTTTAAAGTGCTAGGAAAAGGAGACCCTATAGTATTAATTTCTGGCGGTTTTTGTGATCATCAAGTTTGGGATGATGTTGTTGAGCCTCTTAGCTGTCGTTATCAAGTGATTACTTATGATAATAGAGGAATAGGACAAAGTGATGCTTCAGTGTATGATGATTACACACCGAAATTGTTAGCAAGTGATTTAAACTCCTTATTAACACATCTCGAAATACAATCCGCTCATATTATTGGTCATTCAATGGGAGGATTTATAGCACAGTATTTTGCTGCACATTATCCAAGAAAAATAAGAAGCTTAAGCTTATTATCTTCCTTATTAACCATGAATATCGCTGGGAATGGCTATCTTGACTTGTTACTCGATGACGCAAAAAACGATTTTGATAAGCTACAAAAACAAATGCCAGAGCTCGCTGGTCAATCTCAAACTATACATTCGATACTTCAACAAGCTATATTATGTAAACAATATGATGCACAGTCTTATATTAATAAAATCAGTGTGCCAACTTTAATTATGTCGGGAATTAATGAACTTGTTGTTACAAAAGAAGATTCGCAACTTCTTGCTTCTGTAATTAAAAATGTAAATCGTATAACTTTTCTAAATTGCGGTCATATGCTACAGCGCGAATCTCCTAATGAGGTTGTAAAAGAACTTTTAAATTTCTTAGATAACAATATTGGGTAA
- a CDS encoding zinc-binding alcohol dehydrogenase family protein, protein MKATGYYKSLPITEQDALIDVELPIPVAEGHDILVEIRAIAVNPIDTKIRRNVSPPEGFPKVLGWDAAGVVVAVGPLVTLFKPGDEVWYAGDLTRPGCNSEYHLVDERIASKKPQSLTFEEAAALPLTSLTAWELLFDRLQVPPDEKGTLLITGAAGGVGSILVQLARRLTSLTVIGTASRAESVKWILENGAHHVINHNEDMKAQLAVLNIPAVDYVISLTHTDEHAAALVDILKPQGKFALIDDPQQVDFKIFKLKSISIHWEMMYTRSMFKTNDMIRQHEILKSVAEMVDNQTLHTTLAENMGVINALNLCKAHALLESGKARGKIVLSGFC, encoded by the coding sequence ATGAAAGCAACAGGCTATTACAAATCGCTTCCCATCACGGAGCAGGATGCACTTATCGATGTCGAATTGCCAATACCGGTCGCTGAAGGGCATGATATTCTCGTGGAAATTCGCGCTATTGCAGTGAATCCCATCGATACCAAAATCCGTCGCAATGTATCTCCTCCTGAAGGCTTTCCTAAAGTCCTCGGTTGGGATGCGGCAGGCGTGGTCGTGGCAGTGGGGCCTTTGGTGACGCTCTTTAAGCCCGGCGATGAAGTCTGGTACGCGGGCGACCTGACGCGACCAGGGTGCAACAGTGAATATCACCTCGTGGATGAGCGCATTGCATCCAAAAAGCCACAATCCCTTACTTTTGAGGAAGCGGCAGCGTTGCCATTAACCAGCCTGACTGCATGGGAGCTCCTGTTTGACCGTTTACAGGTACCACCAGACGAAAAAGGCACGTTGCTGATTACCGGTGCCGCCGGCGGTGTCGGCTCCATTCTCGTACAGCTAGCGCGCAGACTAACCAGTTTAACGGTAATCGGCACAGCTTCAAGAGCCGAATCCGTGAAGTGGATTCTGGAAAATGGCGCGCACCATGTCATTAATCATAATGAAGACATGAAAGCACAGCTTGCTGTCCTGAATATACCTGCAGTTGATTATGTTATCAGCCTGACGCACACTGATGAGCACGCAGCGGCGCTGGTAGACATCCTGAAGCCTCAGGGAAAATTTGCACTGATTGACGATCCGCAACAGGTGGATTTTAAAATCTTCAAGCTTAAAAGCATTTCCATTCACTGGGAAATGATGTACACGCGCTCCATGTTTAAAACCAATGACATGATTCGTCAGCATGAGATTCTCAAAAGCGTGGCTGAAATGGTTGATAACCAAACCCTGCATACGACACTCGCTGAAAACATGGGCGTTATCAACGCGCTGAATCTCTGCAAGGCGCATGCGCTGCTTGAAAGTGGAAAAGCGCGAGGGAAGATAGTGTTAAGTGGTTTTTGTTAG
- a CDS encoding TIGR00645 family protein, with translation MKNIKHFIALLIFCSRWLQAPLYLGLIGILCAYAYRFIAELFTLIGHMNALGDSEIMLGVLDLIDVVMIANLLIMVIMGGYETFVSRLNLQSHPDQPEWLDHLDAGAMKIKLALALVGISSIHLLRTFIDPAKAGFDNVLWQVVIHITLLVSALAIAWTNRLLAVEKATH, from the coding sequence ATGAAAAACATCAAACATTTTATTGCCCTTCTCATTTTCTGCAGTCGCTGGCTGCAGGCGCCGCTGTACCTTGGCCTGATTGGAATCCTATGCGCCTATGCGTATCGCTTTATAGCTGAACTTTTTACCTTGATTGGTCACATGAACGCACTGGGTGACAGTGAAATCATGCTCGGCGTGCTCGATTTGATTGATGTGGTCATGATTGCCAACCTGCTCATTATGGTGATTATGGGTGGCTATGAAACCTTCGTGTCTCGCCTGAATCTTCAATCGCATCCTGACCAGCCCGAATGGCTTGACCATCTTGATGCTGGCGCCATGAAAATTAAACTGGCGCTCGCGCTGGTGGGGATTTCTTCGATTCATCTTCTGCGAACCTTTATCGATCCGGCTAAAGCCGGCTTTGATAATGTTCTCTGGCAGGTGGTCATTCATATTACCCTTCTTGTCTCGGCACTTGCCATTGCATGGACAAACCGACTTCTGGCGGTAGAGAAGGCAACCCACTGA